The following proteins are co-located in the Leptospira weilii genome:
- a CDS encoding carbamoyltransferase C-terminal domain-containing protein produces MKILGISDTHEAAAALMIDGKIIASSAEERFSRLKSDMGYPSKAIRFCLDFAGIQPQDLDAVALATNDSPAAHIRIKREATFSIKDWIDEQNLYWKKKFAGESPSYFKLFAENPKYIHDTSYNYEGIFSESNGVDQEKFRKVRFNKAKNDLGVSEKIIHFITHEHCHSYYGYYGANIRKKALVFTCEGEGDYSNSTVSIADSDGLVEIAHTKENHLAHYYRYITLILGMKPNQHEYKVMGLAPYASEYEIQKVLPVFEGLLDVKNGNLVKGRKIPDSYFHFIEAFQGLRFDGIAGALQRYLEDRLSAWVLYHIKETGIRDIVFSGGVAQNIKAMKALKDLPEVESVFVNPISGDGSLCIGACYKYYKDLNKLKNPDSLTNIYLGPSYDKTAVEYSIAKRKTKEKFKIIESYHVDEVAKLLAEDKILARCAGRMEFGQRALGNRSILANPSNYDNLRKINQKIKGRDFWMPFTPSLLDYRAGDYLISPFDSPFMTVAFDSTELARKHLAAAIHPADFTVRPQILKEERNPEYYALIKAFEKYTGVGALLNTSFNLHGEPIVCSPEDALHTLERSELDGVIFDDLLVIRL; encoded by the coding sequence ATGAAAATATTAGGAATTTCTGATACACATGAGGCTGCTGCTGCTTTGATGATTGACGGAAAGATTATAGCCTCCTCTGCTGAAGAACGTTTTTCTAGATTGAAATCTGATATGGGTTACCCTTCTAAAGCGATTCGTTTTTGTTTGGATTTTGCGGGAATTCAACCACAGGATCTTGACGCTGTGGCTCTTGCAACAAATGATAGTCCTGCGGCTCATATAAGGATTAAGAGAGAAGCTACATTTTCGATTAAAGATTGGATTGATGAGCAAAATTTATATTGGAAGAAAAAATTTGCAGGTGAAAGCCCATCTTATTTTAAGCTATTTGCTGAAAACCCGAAGTATATACACGACACTTCTTACAATTACGAAGGTATTTTTAGCGAATCGAATGGAGTGGATCAAGAAAAGTTTCGTAAGGTTCGATTTAATAAGGCAAAGAACGATTTAGGAGTTTCGGAAAAGATAATCCATTTTATCACGCACGAGCATTGTCATTCTTATTACGGTTATTATGGAGCAAATATTCGAAAAAAGGCTCTTGTTTTTACCTGTGAAGGGGAAGGTGATTATTCGAATTCAACCGTAAGTATTGCCGATTCAGATGGATTGGTAGAAATTGCGCATACGAAAGAAAATCATCTGGCACATTATTATCGATATATTACTTTAATTTTAGGTATGAAACCTAATCAGCACGAATATAAAGTAATGGGTTTAGCCCCTTACGCATCCGAGTATGAAATTCAAAAAGTTTTACCTGTGTTTGAAGGTTTGTTGGATGTAAAAAATGGAAATTTAGTAAAGGGACGTAAAATTCCTGATAGCTATTTTCATTTTATAGAAGCTTTTCAGGGCCTTCGATTTGATGGTATTGCAGGTGCATTGCAGCGATATCTGGAAGATAGGCTGAGTGCTTGGGTTTTATACCATATTAAAGAAACCGGAATTAGAGATATTGTTTTTAGTGGAGGAGTCGCTCAAAATATTAAAGCAATGAAAGCTTTGAAGGATTTACCTGAGGTAGAGAGCGTATTTGTAAATCCTATTTCAGGCGATGGGTCCTTATGTATTGGAGCTTGTTACAAATATTATAAAGACCTTAATAAATTAAAAAATCCAGATTCTCTTACGAACATATATTTAGGGCCGTCATATGATAAAACAGCAGTTGAGTATTCAATTGCAAAGCGGAAGACAAAGGAAAAATTTAAAATTATAGAATCTTATCATGTCGATGAGGTAGCGAAACTTTTGGCTGAAGATAAAATTTTAGCTCGATGCGCAGGGAGGATGGAGTTCGGACAAAGGGCGCTTGGAAATCGCTCGATTCTTGCTAATCCTTCGAATTATGATAATTTACGAAAGATCAATCAAAAAATTAAAGGTCGGGATTTTTGGATGCCATTTACTCCATCTTTATTGGATTATAGGGCAGGGGATTATTTAATTTCTCCCTTCGATTCTCCGTTCATGACTGTTGCTTTTGATTCTACAGAATTGGCTCGTAAGCATTTGGCGGCTGCAATTCATCCTGCAGACTTTACAGTTCGCCCTCAAATTTTAAAAGAAGAAAGAAACCCTGAATATTACGCTTTAATCAAAGCTTTTGAAAAATATACTGGGGTCGGAGCACTTTTGAATACTTCTTTTAATCTACATGGGGAGCCGATCGTATGTTCTCCGGAGGATGCTCTTCATACGTTGGAGAGGTCAGAACTTGATGGAGTAATATTTGATGATCTCTTAGTTATAAGACTGTAA
- a CDS encoding GNAT family N-acetyltransferase, with the protein MESVFLESDLVSLSPLTVEDYSESYLNWLNDEEVNRYSYRRYFPITKESLEKFLREISNHSDEVQFSIRRKKDLVHIGNICLKSIHWQARCAELGILIGDKSAWGRGFGTSAVGLIVKYGFLRLNLNRIEIGTFNPSAVKMFEKNQFQHEGVSRQKIYIDGAYHDDIKMAVLAEDFFKKIKL; encoded by the coding sequence ATGGAAAGTGTTTTCTTAGAATCGGATCTTGTATCTCTTAGTCCTCTGACTGTGGAAGATTATTCAGAGAGCTATTTAAATTGGCTAAATGACGAAGAAGTCAATCGATATTCGTATCGTCGATATTTTCCGATTACAAAAGAATCTTTAGAAAAATTTTTAAGAGAAATCTCAAATCATTCAGATGAAGTGCAATTTTCTATCAGAAGAAAAAAAGATCTAGTTCATATTGGTAATATTTGTCTTAAATCGATTCATTGGCAGGCGCGATGCGCTGAGCTTGGGATTTTAATCGGAGATAAATCCGCCTGGGGTAGAGGGTTTGGCACGTCGGCGGTTGGGCTTATCGTTAAGTATGGATTTCTCCGTTTGAATTTAAATCGAATTGAGATAGGCACTTTCAATCCTAGTGCCGTAAAGATGTTTGAAAAAAATCAATTTCAACACGAAGGTGTAAGTCGCCAAAAAATTTATATCGATGGCGCCTATCATGATGATATCAAGATGGCGGTACTTGCAGAAGATTTTTTTAAAAAGATTAAGTTGTAG
- a CDS encoding DegT/DnrJ/EryC1/StrS family aminotransferase, producing MSKLVYKGGSPAFSGKLIDYNPIGKEEKDAAMAVLESGKLSGFVATGDHRFYGGEKVQEFESIFSKKIGTKYGISFNSATSGLVAAIGALRLNVGDEVIVPAQTMSASAACALAYSAIPVFADVEKETYGLDPNSVRQRISEKTKAIVVVHLYGHSARMNEILAIANEFNLKIIEDCSQAPLAQYHNKNVGTFGDIGIFSLNFHKHINCGEGGIALTNDEELRERLCLIRNHGEVKGFSGDLSHTIGWNFRLTELQAAIAVEQTKKMDFLIGIKQKQATKLSNLLSGFKWIRTPIVEKNCSHVYYDYPMQFQLSNNGMDLNLLREVTALENLPITDSYRPLYWQSLYQTKICYGKDHFPFNLLSKKNENNYQKGSCVNAEKLYLQECLTFEICSYDLNDSVLECFPIMFEKIEKEFF from the coding sequence ATGTCAAAACTAGTTTATAAAGGTGGATCACCCGCGTTTTCTGGAAAGCTTATCGATTATAATCCAATCGGTAAAGAAGAGAAAGATGCGGCTATGGCCGTACTCGAGTCTGGTAAGTTATCGGGTTTTGTGGCAACTGGTGATCATCGATTTTATGGCGGTGAGAAAGTTCAAGAGTTCGAATCCATTTTCTCAAAGAAAATCGGTACAAAGTATGGAATTTCCTTTAACTCAGCGACCTCTGGTTTGGTTGCTGCAATTGGAGCTTTGAGATTAAATGTAGGAGATGAGGTTATTGTACCCGCACAAACTATGTCAGCTTCGGCTGCCTGCGCTCTTGCATATTCTGCAATTCCAGTATTTGCAGACGTTGAAAAAGAAACGTATGGATTAGATCCAAATTCAGTTCGCCAGAGAATTTCCGAAAAAACAAAAGCAATCGTAGTCGTTCATCTATATGGACATTCTGCTAGAATGAACGAAATTTTAGCAATTGCTAATGAATTTAACTTAAAAATTATTGAAGATTGTTCTCAAGCACCATTAGCGCAATATCATAATAAGAATGTTGGAACCTTCGGTGACATCGGTATTTTCAGTCTTAACTTTCATAAACATATTAATTGTGGGGAAGGCGGTATTGCCCTTACTAATGATGAGGAGTTACGAGAAAGGCTTTGTCTGATTCGAAATCATGGGGAAGTCAAAGGGTTTTCTGGTGATTTGTCCCATACTATCGGATGGAATTTTCGTCTTACCGAGCTTCAAGCGGCAATTGCCGTTGAACAGACAAAAAAGATGGATTTTTTGATCGGCATTAAACAAAAACAGGCTACGAAATTAAGCAATCTTTTATCCGGATTTAAATGGATTAGAACTCCGATTGTGGAAAAAAATTGTTCCCACGTATATTATGATTATCCGATGCAATTTCAATTGTCAAATAATGGAATGGATCTAAATCTTTTGAGAGAAGTGACCGCTTTAGAAAATCTTCCGATTACTGATTCGTATAGGCCGTTGTATTGGCAATCTTTGTATCAAACCAAGATATGTTATGGAAAGGATCACTTTCCATTTAACTTATTGTCTAAAAAGAACGAGAATAATTATCAAAAAGGAAGTTGCGTTAACGCGGAAAAATTATATCTGCAAGAATGTCTTACTTTCGAAATATGTTCTTATGATCTAAATGATTCTGTATTGGAATGTTTTCCAATTATGTTTGAGAAAATAGAAAAAGAATTCTTTTGA
- a CDS encoding cytidylyltransferase domain-containing protein, which produces MVTKKIIATIEARLASTRLPGKVLLPLGGKPVLQFLVERLKRSKFIDEIVIATSSNIENDAIESLTKEIGIYCFRGSEDDVLSRVIGAADSRKADIIVQLTGDCPLMDPELVDECVNKYLDGGYDYVANELVRTYPIGMDVAVFSLSLLKETYLEKDLTQMDKEHVTTYIVERPIRYKLLNVRADRERDRPDLQLTLDTKEDYSTLSSIVDSLYTKKNDFNLRDIIQFLDQYKEVSAINSEIKRKKKDIRKLSVGLVGLGKIASDYDSGIDGIEINSHTKAFLKNEFVEIVAIADPDISKIQNFKMKWGFEPISFVDLDSFWTSEINLDLLSICSNTASHFEILKKAMEKNIPYILCEKPITDKENELNEIVELSKRSNSKIIVNHILRWEPGVNSIKEKLRHEKIQKVVVFYAKGFLHNGIHVVDLSLYFFGNPKKIIKRKEHIDGFGYLNFDFDLVYDSFEISFFALDEEKFSIFEYSIYTDLGKFVIDELTSKMKYFSIVKHPNIEGYRYIGSNAEEIKCLQFQSMKNVIDDVILGIRTGDESYFKSDLKATLSTMNILFDIMRTPCQN; this is translated from the coding sequence ATGGTAACCAAGAAGATTATCGCCACAATAGAGGCCAGGCTAGCAAGCACTAGATTACCCGGAAAAGTTTTACTGCCTTTAGGCGGGAAACCTGTTCTTCAATTTTTGGTCGAAAGACTCAAGCGTTCGAAGTTTATAGATGAAATCGTAATTGCGACCTCTTCTAATATTGAAAATGATGCAATTGAAAGTCTGACTAAGGAGATCGGGATTTATTGTTTTCGTGGAAGTGAAGATGATGTTTTGAGTCGTGTGATCGGCGCGGCGGATTCTAGGAAAGCTGATATTATCGTTCAATTGACGGGAGATTGTCCCTTGATGGACCCTGAGTTGGTTGATGAATGCGTGAATAAATATTTAGATGGTGGTTACGATTACGTTGCAAACGAATTAGTGCGGACTTATCCGATTGGAATGGATGTTGCTGTTTTTTCCTTATCCTTATTAAAAGAAACATATTTGGAAAAGGATCTTACGCAGATGGACAAAGAGCATGTAACTACTTATATAGTAGAAAGGCCGATTCGTTATAAATTGTTGAATGTCCGAGCAGATAGAGAACGGGATCGTCCGGACCTTCAACTGACTTTGGATACGAAAGAAGACTACTCTACATTGAGTTCTATCGTTGATTCTTTATACACGAAAAAAAACGATTTTAATCTAAGAGATATAATTCAATTTTTAGATCAGTACAAAGAAGTTTCTGCAATCAATTCAGAGATCAAAAGAAAAAAGAAAGATATCCGTAAGCTAAGTGTTGGTCTTGTCGGTCTTGGAAAAATAGCAAGTGACTATGATTCTGGTATCGACGGTATTGAGATCAATAGTCATACGAAAGCGTTTCTTAAAAATGAGTTTGTTGAAATTGTGGCGATTGCCGACCCAGATATATCGAAAATTCAAAATTTTAAAATGAAATGGGGTTTCGAGCCGATATCTTTTGTTGATTTGGATTCATTTTGGACATCAGAGATAAATCTAGATCTATTGTCGATTTGTTCAAATACAGCATCGCATTTTGAAATACTGAAAAAAGCGATGGAGAAAAATATTCCTTATATTTTGTGTGAAAAGCCAATCACCGATAAAGAAAACGAACTCAATGAAATTGTCGAACTTTCTAAAAGATCCAACTCTAAAATCATTGTGAATCATATCCTTCGTTGGGAGCCAGGAGTTAATTCGATTAAAGAAAAATTAAGGCATGAGAAAATTCAGAAAGTAGTAGTTTTTTATGCTAAGGGTTTTCTCCATAACGGGATTCATGTTGTAGATTTATCCTTATATTTCTTTGGAAACCCGAAAAAAATAATAAAAAGAAAAGAACATATTGATGGATTTGGTTATTTAAATTTTGATTTTGATTTGGTATATGATAGTTTTGAAATTTCTTTTTTTGCTTTGGATGAAGAGAAATTTAGTATTTTTGAATATTCTATTTATACAGATTTAGGTAAGTTTGTTATAGATGAGTTAACTTCGAAAATGAAATACTTTTCGATTGTAAAACATCCGAATATCGAAGGATACCGATATATTGGTTCCAACGCGGAGGAAATCAAATGTCTACAATTTCAAAGTATGAAAAACGTCATTGATGATGTGATTCTTGGGATTAGAACTGGAGATGAATCTTATTTTAAATCGGATTTAAAGGCCACTTTATCTACAATGAATATTTTATTCGATATTATGAGGACTCCATGTCAAAACTAG
- a CDS encoding carbamoyltransferase has product MKILGINAFGHDTSAALVIDGKLIAAVEEERLNREKSTRAFPNLSIEYCLKEANIKFEDVDYITYAYQPYLWLTHRFLYHQLRFFPQALGELKYVKRMISKFMFLKSNIQKELKTNKPIILLKHHDAHMGSTFLVSPFEEAAILTLDGLGEYETSVQAVGKGTSIKRLDHILFPNSLGSMYACISHFVGYTAELDEGKVMGLAAYGDASEYYNDFKKLVKLKKDGTFQLDLSYFEYHKKRDTWVSDKFYKVFGPRRAKNEEMTSRYINVAAAAQKVLEDTVLHISESLYNKTKMKAICLAGGVALNSVANGKIVEQGLFKDIFIQPASGDNGLPVGAAFYVYNTLKKQKRVFVERDTYLGPKYPEQDIINALKKYNLPIYKSDSVAKEAAVMLTNKNVIGLYQGRMEFGPRALGNRSIIADPRFEEMKDIVNEKVKFREAYRPFAPAILADHCKDYFENDYTSPYMLLVYKAKPFAKDKIPAVVHQDGTGRVQTVEKEINPRYYNIIEEFYKITNVPVIMNTSFNIKDEPIVCNPEDAVRCFLGTNIDALVLEDYIVKKTDIDMSKYGNQEDYRHNRGQASKH; this is encoded by the coding sequence ATGAAGATATTAGGTATTAATGCATTCGGACATGATACGTCAGCTGCTCTCGTTATCGATGGGAAATTGATTGCGGCGGTAGAAGAGGAACGGTTGAATCGAGAAAAAAGCACTCGCGCTTTCCCTAATCTATCGATAGAGTATTGTTTAAAAGAAGCGAATATTAAATTTGAAGATGTCGACTATATTACTTATGCGTATCAACCATATCTTTGGTTGACCCACAGATTTTTGTATCATCAATTGCGCTTTTTTCCTCAGGCTTTGGGGGAACTTAAGTATGTGAAGCGTATGATTTCAAAGTTTATGTTTTTGAAATCCAATATTCAAAAAGAACTAAAAACGAATAAGCCGATTATATTATTGAAACATCATGATGCGCATATGGGAAGTACATTTCTTGTTTCTCCGTTTGAAGAAGCGGCCATCTTGACATTGGATGGATTGGGTGAATATGAGACTAGTGTACAAGCTGTCGGTAAAGGAACGTCGATCAAAAGATTGGATCATATTCTTTTTCCAAATTCACTTGGGTCAATGTATGCTTGTATTTCGCATTTTGTCGGATATACGGCAGAATTGGACGAGGGAAAAGTTATGGGGCTTGCAGCATATGGAGATGCTTCGGAATACTATAATGATTTTAAGAAGCTCGTTAAACTAAAAAAAGATGGAACCTTTCAATTAGATTTATCTTATTTCGAATATCATAAAAAAAGAGATACCTGGGTAAGCGATAAATTTTATAAAGTTTTTGGTCCGAGGCGTGCCAAAAATGAAGAAATGACTTCGCGTTATATCAATGTAGCTGCTGCTGCCCAAAAGGTTTTGGAAGACACGGTATTGCATATTTCTGAATCGCTATATAATAAAACCAAAATGAAGGCGATTTGTTTGGCCGGTGGGGTGGCGCTGAATAGTGTTGCAAATGGAAAAATCGTTGAACAAGGTTTGTTTAAGGATATTTTTATCCAACCTGCAAGTGGGGATAATGGCCTTCCCGTCGGCGCGGCTTTTTATGTATATAACACTCTAAAGAAACAAAAAAGAGTGTTTGTGGAAAGGGATACCTATCTAGGTCCAAAATATCCAGAGCAAGATATTATTAATGCTTTAAAGAAATATAATTTACCTATTTATAAATCAGATTCTGTCGCTAAAGAAGCCGCAGTGATGTTGACAAATAAAAATGTGATCGGGTTGTATCAAGGGCGAATGGAATTTGGTCCTAGGGCTTTAGGAAATCGAAGTATCATTGCGGATCCCCGGTTTGAAGAAATGAAAGACATTGTAAATGAAAAAGTAAAGTTTAGAGAAGCCTACCGACCATTTGCACCGGCCATTTTAGCAGATCATTGCAAGGACTATTTTGAAAATGATTATACCTCTCCCTATATGCTGCTTGTTTACAAAGCAAAACCGTTTGCCAAAGATAAAATTCCTGCAGTCGTGCATCAGGACGGAACGGGAAGGGTACAGACGGTAGAAAAGGAAATTAATCCAAGATATTATAATATTATTGAAGAGTTTTATAAGATTACTAACGTTCCGGTAATTATGAATACATCGTTCAATATCAAAGACGAGCCGATCGTGTGTAATCCTGAAGATGCGGTACGTTGTTTTTTGGGAACCAATATTGATGCGTTAGTATTGGAAGATTATATTGTAAAAAAGACTGATATTGATATGAGTAAATATGGTAACCAAGAAGATTATCGCCACAATAGAGGCCAGGCTAGCAAGCACTAG
- a CDS encoding DegT/DnrJ/EryC1/StrS family aminotransferase produces MPGFELIGNEEFGELEDLFQRSKILFRHGFDGIRNGVFKVREFELAFAKYFGFRDALAVTSGTAALKVAMKAANIKPGDEVITQSFTFLATVEAIVEAGATPIICEIDESLNMDPIALEKLITQKTKMIVPVHMLGVPARMDQILAIARKHNLLVMEDTAWGCGGKFQGSYLGTLGDIGSFSFDFAKIITTGEGGMILAKDQSLLERAKAYHDHGHENNPKLPRWEDSRSSSGFNYRMTEMQGAVGLAQLKKLGEIVKLQRANLEKIQSVVSQYEGIRFRDVPESGEETADALVFFTKTPKLARAFRSAMLEEGLGTKILPEAISWHFAGTWNHIPELVRQYPNLFEAFPRSLELLDRSVAIPIQVKMQDQVLDKVNSAMIKVFKGN; encoded by the coding sequence ATGCCCGGATTTGAACTAATAGGAAATGAAGAGTTTGGAGAATTGGAGGATTTATTTCAAAGGAGTAAAATACTCTTTCGGCATGGATTTGACGGGATTCGGAATGGGGTTTTTAAGGTAAGAGAATTTGAACTTGCTTTTGCGAAATATTTCGGGTTTCGGGATGCCTTAGCGGTTACTTCCGGAACCGCAGCTTTGAAAGTAGCGATGAAAGCCGCTAATATTAAACCTGGGGATGAAGTGATCACGCAGTCTTTTACATTCTTAGCAACTGTGGAAGCGATTGTAGAAGCAGGTGCTACTCCAATCATTTGTGAGATAGATGAATCTCTCAATATGGATCCAATTGCTCTTGAAAAATTGATCACTCAAAAGACTAAGATGATTGTTCCAGTGCATATGTTAGGTGTCCCTGCAAGGATGGATCAAATTCTCGCGATTGCCCGAAAGCATAATCTTTTAGTTATGGAGGATACCGCCTGGGGATGTGGCGGAAAATTCCAGGGTTCCTACCTCGGAACTTTAGGAGATATTGGTAGTTTTAGTTTTGATTTTGCAAAGATTATAACTACTGGCGAAGGGGGAATGATACTTGCAAAGGATCAGAGTTTATTGGAGAGAGCTAAAGCATATCATGATCATGGGCATGAAAATAATCCAAAGCTACCACGCTGGGAAGACTCTAGGAGTAGTTCTGGTTTTAACTATCGAATGACAGAAATGCAGGGCGCCGTTGGTCTTGCTCAACTTAAAAAGTTGGGTGAAATCGTGAAGTTACAAAGAGCTAATTTAGAGAAAATTCAATCAGTTGTATCTCAATATGAAGGCATCCGTTTTAGAGATGTTCCCGAGTCTGGTGAAGAAACTGCTGACGCTTTGGTCTTTTTTACAAAGACTCCAAAATTGGCCCGTGCTTTTCGGTCAGCGATGCTCGAGGAAGGTCTTGGTACTAAAATACTTCCCGAAGCTATTTCTTGGCATTTTGCTGGAACTTGGAATCATATTCCCGAACTTGTTCGTCAATATCCTAATTTGTTCGAAGCTTTTCCACGCTCTTTAGAATTATTGGATAGAAGCGTAGCCATCCCAATTCAAGTAAAGATGCAAGATCAAGTCTTGGATAAAGTGAATTCTGCCATGATTAAGGTGTTTAAAGGTAATTAA
- a CDS encoding carbamoyltransferase C-terminal domain-containing protein, with the protein MKILGLSLGELSTAALMVDGHIVACVSEERFTRKKNDEVLPEKSIRYVLETGGITASDLDRVVVAGTELNVSTHIMRTYSSWKISDYIRSMDDYWYPKLYEKKDVDFYKVFKDKIDINQAPGPEKWKKLLKNIKGYYSTKDWPHYKVFLHDYFYSILGRTDIPIVHLDHHTCHAAYAYWGSICRGEDVLTLTADAYGDGLSSTISVIKKDGGLKRVHELGSNEFTLARLYRYVTLILGMKPNEHEYKVMGLAPYAKEEILKKPYEVFSSTMQVNGLSMVYKNKPKDYYYWFRERLNGSRFDGIAGGLQKYTEEIVLKYISNALKSKKKTKLAYSGGVSMNIKTNMLLHEESVLKELYVPGSGGDESLAIGACYAYMDQEIGSRELTPLANLYLGPDMDVKEEATVVSEARKQFFVKEYNPTLAAQMLAKGFAFGRAVGRGEFGARSLGNRAILADPRNFDTIGVINEKIKNRDFWMPFAPSVLREDLNEYTINPKNIDSPFMSIGFRTTAKGKEALRAATHPSDATVRPNTVTQKSNREYYTLIKEFKKITGVGGLLNTSFNLHGEPIVNGSKDAYRVFLKSGLDAIILPNWIISKKEF; encoded by the coding sequence ATGAAAATTTTAGGATTATCTTTAGGTGAGTTGAGTACAGCTGCATTGATGGTTGATGGTCACATCGTCGCCTGTGTTAGCGAGGAAAGATTTACACGAAAAAAAAATGACGAAGTATTACCTGAAAAATCAATTCGTTATGTTTTAGAGACAGGTGGAATTACAGCGTCCGATTTAGATCGTGTTGTGGTTGCTGGAACCGAGTTGAATGTTTCGACTCATATTATGAGAACTTATAGCTCTTGGAAAATTTCAGATTATATTCGTTCAATGGATGATTACTGGTATCCTAAATTATATGAAAAGAAGGACGTAGATTTTTACAAAGTATTTAAAGATAAAATCGATATCAATCAAGCGCCAGGGCCAGAAAAGTGGAAAAAACTTTTAAAGAATATAAAAGGGTATTATTCAACTAAAGATTGGCCTCACTATAAGGTTTTCTTACACGATTATTTTTATTCTATCCTCGGTAGAACGGACATTCCAATTGTTCACTTGGATCATCATACATGTCATGCCGCGTATGCGTATTGGGGATCAATTTGTAGGGGGGAAGATGTTCTCACATTAACCGCGGACGCCTATGGGGACGGGCTTTCTTCTACAATTTCTGTCATTAAAAAAGATGGTGGACTGAAAAGAGTTCATGAACTTGGTTCCAATGAATTTACCTTGGCCCGTCTTTATCGATATGTAACTCTAATTTTAGGTATGAAGCCTAATGAGCATGAATATAAGGTAATGGGCTTGGCCCCGTATGCTAAAGAAGAAATATTAAAAAAACCTTATGAAGTTTTTTCATCTACAATGCAAGTAAATGGTTTATCCATGGTTTACAAAAATAAACCGAAAGATTACTATTATTGGTTTAGGGAACGATTGAACGGAAGTCGTTTTGATGGAATTGCCGGCGGATTACAAAAATACACTGAAGAAATCGTATTAAAATACATCTCGAATGCTCTAAAATCCAAGAAAAAAACGAAACTTGCGTATTCTGGCGGTGTTTCTATGAATATTAAAACCAACATGCTACTTCATGAAGAAAGTGTGTTGAAAGAGCTTTATGTCCCTGGATCAGGAGGGGATGAGTCTTTGGCTATCGGTGCTTGTTATGCGTATATGGATCAAGAAATTGGAAGTCGAGAGCTTACTCCACTTGCGAATTTATATCTTGGTCCTGATATGGATGTTAAAGAAGAAGCAACGGTTGTTTCCGAGGCGAGGAAACAATTTTTTGTCAAAGAATACAATCCAACTCTCGCTGCTCAAATGTTGGCAAAAGGTTTCGCTTTCGGAAGGGCGGTAGGTCGTGGAGAATTTGGTGCCAGATCGCTTGGAAATAGGGCGATTTTGGCCGACCCGAGAAACTTTGATACGATTGGTGTTATCAATGAGAAGATCAAGAATCGAGACTTTTGGATGCCATTTGCCCCTTCCGTTTTACGTGAAGACTTAAATGAATATACTATAAACCCGAAAAATATTGATTCTCCCTTTATGTCGATAGGCTTTCGAACCACAGCTAAAGGAAAGGAAGCTTTGCGGGCGGCCACTCATCCTTCTGATGCTACTGTGCGGCCGAATACGGTGACTCAAAAATCAAATCGAGAATACTATACTTTAATCAAAGAGTTTAAGAAAATAACTGGAGTCGGTGGATTACTGAATACCTCCTTTAATTTACATGGAGAGCCAATTGTAAATGGTTCTAAAGATGCTTACCGTGTTTTTTTAAAAAGTGGTTTGGATGCGATCATTCTTCCAAATTGGATTATCTCTAAAAAGGAATTTTAA
- a CDS encoding class I SAM-dependent methyltransferase, translating to MKKQIDYHDYVIKDGEFVGKFEEMYSSCDDPWYQTKRESILGCASKLISTSYMLRFGIKEIIEFGCGLGFYTSFLRDFTGAKVAGVDISETAIRKAKEYFGDMDFFCDDIEFLGKYSEYKNIMFSELTWYILEDNKLLYAFENIAKHFKGGYFIHNLQFYEKGQKYGIDFFTNLAGFIKLCPFELISFSETKYPGSENIETSCIFKID from the coding sequence TTGAAAAAGCAAATAGATTATCATGATTATGTAATAAAGGATGGAGAGTTTGTCGGAAAATTTGAAGAAATGTATTCCTCATGTGACGATCCATGGTATCAAACAAAACGTGAAAGTATTCTTGGTTGTGCCTCTAAATTAATTTCGACCTCTTATATGTTGAGATTTGGTATTAAAGAAATCATCGAATTTGGCTGCGGGCTTGGTTTTTATACTTCCTTTCTTCGAGATTTTACTGGAGCAAAAGTGGCTGGAGTTGATATCTCTGAGACTGCAATACGAAAGGCAAAAGAATACTTTGGCGATATGGATTTTTTTTGTGATGATATCGAATTTCTTGGAAAATATTCAGAATATAAGAATATTATGTTTTCAGAGTTAACTTGGTATATATTAGAAGATAATAAATTGCTTTATGCCTTTGAGAATATTGCTAAACATTTTAAAGGTGGTTATTTTATTCATAATTTGCAATTTTACGAGAAAGGTCAAAAATACGGCATAGATTTTTTTACTAATTTGGCAGGGTTTATCAAATTGTGCCCATTTGAGCTGATTTCTTTTTCTGAGACCAAGTATCCTGGTTCTGAGAATATAGAAACTAGCTGCATATTTAAAATAGATTGA